The Microscilla marina ATCC 23134 genome contains the following window.
CCACAAGCGCAAGCTGCCAGTCGTTATTATTTAGGCAAAGTATTTTACAGTTATGGCAGCTTCAATCAGGCAATTGGGCAGTATATGCAAGCATTGCCACTTTACCGTACCCAACCCAAAGGGCAAGCCCAGGTATACAATGCTTTGGGGCAAACCCACTACTACGCCAACCAAACCGCTGCCGCGCTCAAGTGCCATCAGCAGGCTTTGCAATGGTACAAAAAACTGGCTGATCCCAAAGGCGAAGCCGTATCGCTGGGATATTTGGGGCATATTTATGAGAAAAAAGCAAACTATGTTCAAGCATTAGACTACCAACAACGTGCGCTTAAGATTTACGAAGCATTGGACGATAAAACGGGACTTTCGCAGATTTATGACCATTTGGGTAGCATTTACGAAGACCAACACCAGTATGAACAGGCGCATCATTATTTTTCCAAAGCATTGGCGCTTAACCAAAAGCTCAACAACCAGCTCGACATGATTTTAAACTACAACGACTTGGGCGATGTATACCGCAAACAAGGCAACTATACCCAAGCGCTTAAGTTTACCCAGGCGGCGTATGACCTTGCCAAAAAACTACACCATAAATACCAGCAACGCAGTGCTTTGCGCGACTTGGCTAAAACCCACAAACACCTCAACAATTACCAAAAAGCCCACGAATTGCTTGATCGGTCTTATAAGTTATATACAGAAATATACGATAGAACAAGTGCGCGACAACTTGCCCATGCACAGGCTTTGTATGAGGCAAGCCAAAAAGAAAAGCAAATAGCTTTGTTGGAAAAAGACAAAAAAATAGCCTTGATCTACCGGACTTTGTTAGGTGGTGGGGCGTTGATCTTGTTTTTGATAGCCTGGGTAGTGTTTCGTCAACAAAAATTGAAGTTACGGAGCAACCGCGAAATTATAGAGCAAAATCAACGCATATACGAAACCCGGCAGGCATTGGTCAATACAGAGTTGCATAATGCCCAGCTCAACGAGCAAAAACTAAAAACAGAGTTGGAAAATAAGCTGCTTAAAGAACAACAATTGCAAAGCCAGCTAGAAGCTAAATCGAAAGAACTGACCAGCCATGCCTTGCATGTGATCCAGAAAAACAAAATGTTGGAAGAACTCAAAGATAAGCTTAGAACACTAAAGCAACAGCATAAAAAGGGAGAGTTAACAGATGTAGGCAAACAAATACAACAAGTGATTAACCGGATCAATTATAGTTTTAGCCAAGACAAAGACTGGAAAGACTTTAAGAAGGTGTTTGAAGAGGTACATCAGGATTTTTTTGTGAAACTGCAGAGACAGCATCCGGGCTTGACCCCCGCCGAAACCCGTTTATGTGCTTTGCTCAAACTCAACCTGAGTTCTAAAGACATTTCTACCATTATGGGCATTTCTACCGATAGTTTGCGCATTGCCCGTTATCGCTTACGCAAAAAACTACAGTTGCCCAAAGAGGTAAAGCTGCATAATTTTGTAACTAAAATTGTGTAAAAGTGAGTGCTGGCTGCTGCACAAAGCATAAAAAAACTCCCTGGAGTATTACCCGCAGAGAGCTATATATATGTTTATAAATGATACAATTAAATACGAATTACCAAAGTAGTTAAGTTTCAATTTCTACCCTGCCAAAAGAGTCTTCTTTGTTGGCTTGAGGGTAAATCTGAAGTACTTTGGCCAACACCAGTAAAATAAGGGTGCGTGAAGCCACTTTGCGTGGAATTTCTGCTGCTTTGGCAAACTGTTGCACCGTAATGTGGTGGTTCAGTTCAAGGTATTTCATCAATACCTCTTCTTTTTTACCGTACTGAAAACGCACATCGCGTTTTTTGCGCCTTCCTTTCAGAATTTCGCGCATTTCTTTGCCCGCAATGATACTTTCGTGATCAACCCGGACATACACTTTGCCTTGATTGGGCTTATCGCCCTCTATCACACGATGAGGTCCCTTGTCGCTCGCCGGAATCGTATACGCCAACACTTCGCGGTTGCCCTCTATCGGTATCTTTTCTAATTGATAATTGATAGGAGGGTAACAACATTCTTCGATGGCTTTTTTCATGACATACTCGTCTTCTTGAGGGAACTTTACCCCTTTGATGTTGAGGTCGTCACGAATGCCCACTAGCAATATGCCTCCATCGCTGTTAGCAAAAGCTACTATTTCCTTTACGATTTTTTCGGGGTGGGTTGTTTTGAGCTTGAACTCAAGGGTTTGTCCTTCACCTTTCCTTACCAACCTTTTGAGATCATGGTATAACATGGTGTTTGTGAAGTTTAAAGGTTAGACAATAAGAATAATGCATAGGAGTTTGGTTGTACATTTCTGCAGCAGTTGCCTGCTTTTACCGCCTTCCTTTAGTTTATTGAAGAATTGTAAAATTGTGTACTTCGTTTGGTTAGAAACTCTACAAACACAATAGATTGGTTATCAAGTGTTTGACTAATTACTGTACTTGAACATTATCCATTGGTTGATAGTTGCCTGCAACCTAAACGGTGATCAACACCTCGCGCATTACTTTGGCGGGCTATGGCAATATACACAATTAAATATTACGTTCATGTTAAATATCGTCTGTTTTGGTTACAATTAATACAAGCGCTGATATACTACATAAACCTAATAAAATAAGGTGTTACATGGGCGTTTTATTAAAAGTTTAACCATTTCATACACAGTGCTTTAGGATAGCGCTTATAAATTAAACGACGAAAATTATCGCATAGTTTAAACTTTTGAGATAAATTGTTGTCTAAGTGCCGAACCACCGTTCGCGCCTCTATGAAAGCAACAAGCAATATAAATGCAGAATACTTGAAAGATCAAGAGATAGTAGAAAAATTTAAGCAGCCTGAGTCTAAAAACTATGCGTTCAATATGTTGGTAAGAACTTACCAGGAGCGCATTTACTGGCATATTCGCAAAATGGTGATTGACCACGAAGACGCAAATGACCTTACCCAGGAAGTGTTTGTAAAAGTTTGGAAAAACCTACATAAATTTCAGGGAAAGTCGCAATTATACACCTGGATCTATAAGATAGCCACCAACGAGTGTTTGAATTTTTTGACTAAAAAACGTAAAAAGTTTTTTGTGCCTATAGTAGATGTAAAGAGCGAATTGCTCAGCAAGCTCGAAAGCAGCGAACACGTCAGCGGTGACGAAATTCAGCTTAAACTGCAAAAGGCATTGCTAACCTTGCCCGACAAGCAACGCCTGGTATTTAATATGAAATATTTTGATGAGATGAAATACGACGATATTTCGGAAGTGGTGGGCACTAGTGTGGGTGCTTTGAAAGCGTCTTACCATTTGGCAGTAAAGAAGATAGAAAAGTTTTTGAAAGAAGATTAAACCTTTCACACGTCTGCATGTCTATTAAAAACAGTATCACAAGTTGAACAAGGGAAAAGCAAATGTCTAAGGGTTTGAACATAAACGATATACCAAAAGAGAATATCTTTACTACACCGCCTCATTATTTTGAGCAGTTGCCTCTACGCATACAGCAAAAAATAGGGCTTGCCGAAGGTATAAAACTACATGACATTCCTCATCACCAGGTTTTTACTGTGCCTCCTCATTATTTCAAAGCACTACCCCAATACATTGAGCAACAAATTGCTTTGCGTGAAGGATTGAGTCTGGCTAAAATTTCCCCCCACCTGGTGTTTACAACTCCTGCACTTTATTTTGAAGAACTGACCGAAAGCATCGAGCAAAAAATACAATTGCTGGAAGCCCAATCGAATGCTTTATTGCCTAAAAATACCGCCTTTAGTACTCCAGAAGGCTACTTTGATGATTTGGCGGCACAAATCCAACACCGGGTAACCAGCCAAAAAACAAGTGGCTTGTCAAGGTTTTGGTTTACAGTAAGCGAACTTTTACAGACAAAGGCTTTGCGTTATGTCGGGGCATTGATGGGGGTATTGTTGATGGCGTTTGTAGGAGTGTGGATGTTTGATCAAACCAACCAAGCATTACCTACTGCCCAGCGTAGCAACGGCCAGGCGTTGGATAGCTACAGCCTTGCAGCAAACAAAGTGGTGAAAAAAATACCGATAGATGAGATAAAAACAACAAATAGCCTTAATATTGACCCAAAAAATACCATTGCTCAAAACAGACGGGTAACTACTCTACCTGCTCAAGTAAAACCTGTATCTGTGGTGGCTGACCTAAACAGCCTTTCGGCAAAAGATGTGTCAGCATTTTTGGCAGAGGTAAGCCCTACCGATCTTGAAGTGTTGGCGGAGCCTGTGACCGAAAATAAAGAGGCAGAAGTAGAAACTTTTTTGCTGAATGCCTTGGAGAGCAATAAAGAATTATTATTTGAACAATTGAAAGACGTAGACCTTAAGGCGATTCAGAAAAATACCGACCTTCGCAAATAGGTTAACCAGAAAAATAACCATCATGAAATCATACCTTTTTTTGTTTTTGTGGGTGATAGGGGGCAGTATTCAGGCACTTGCCCAAAGCACCAACATTAACCCTAACCCCAACAGCGCCAAGATGAAACGCATTGAGCAAATGCGTAATAAATTTATAAAAGAGCGTTTGAACCTAACTCCTGAACAGGAAGGGAAGTTTTGGCCGATTTATAATAAGTATGACGCCAAGAAACGAGAGATTAAGCAGCAAAAAAGAAAGCTACGTCGCCGGAGGGCTTTGTTGACTGCCTCTGATGAACAGTTGGTGCAAAAACTGAAAGAATTTATGGCATTGAAACAGTCAGAAGTAGACCTCGAAAAAGCCTATTTGGATAAATTTTTGGCAGTACTCAATGCACGTCAGGTAACTGAACTTTACCGTGCTGAAGACGAGTTTATAAGAAAGTTACTCAGGCAATTACGGCGTGAACGGCGCAATAAACGCCGAAACGGTGGGGGAGAGTAGGGCTTGCTAATGAAACAAAGGTCATTTTTCTAAAAAGTAACTGCTCGACTGGGATTACCTGCCGACTGAAACAATAAAAACTTAATTGATAATAAGAAGTCTCCAGGCTTCTGACCATTTGGCAACTATACAGGCTTCGTTTATATATGTGCCCTGGCAGAAAAAGCTTGGAGACTTTTGTTGTTAACTAAACTTTGGAAGCTTTGACTTTCTGAAAACATCACTACTACTGCAGTAGTAGGTAAGGTGAAAAAAATAAACTTCCTGTAGTTGCCTTAGCAATCATCTATTTTAGCACTTGGCTTTTTAGCCTTGGGTTTGGGCTGAGGTAAGAATATACTACGGGCAAATTCGTCGCGCCTGAGTTGTTCCAGCAACCTTTTTTGTCTGGCATTGTTTTGTTGTTTTACTGCTTCGCGGTATTGCTTATTGGTAGCCGTTTCACACTTGAGTACCGTTGTCTTTGCTGCCCGTTGGGTTT
Protein-coding sequences here:
- a CDS encoding tetratricopeptide repeat protein, coding for MLLLKSTLTIIISLFAAGFTLSAQPAKPAPYATINALKNRLTTAKEDRLKVNILNQLAQLHLKHAPDTTFKYARQALQLSQTLDYPQAQAASRYYLGKVFYSYGSFNQAIGQYMQALPLYRTQPKGQAQVYNALGQTHYYANQTAAALKCHQQALQWYKKLADPKGEAVSLGYLGHIYEKKANYVQALDYQQRALKIYEALDDKTGLSQIYDHLGSIYEDQHQYEQAHHYFSKALALNQKLNNQLDMILNYNDLGDVYRKQGNYTQALKFTQAAYDLAKKLHHKYQQRSALRDLAKTHKHLNNYQKAHELLDRSYKLYTEIYDRTSARQLAHAQALYEASQKEKQIALLEKDKKIALIYRTLLGGGALILFLIAWVVFRQQKLKLRSNREIIEQNQRIYETRQALVNTELHNAQLNEQKLKTELENKLLKEQQLQSQLEAKSKELTSHALHVIQKNKMLEELKDKLRTLKQQHKKGELTDVGKQIQQVINRINYSFSQDKDWKDFKKVFEEVHQDFFVKLQRQHPGLTPAETRLCALLKLNLSSKDISTIMGISTDSLRIARYRLRKKLQLPKEVKLHNFVTKIV
- a CDS encoding Spy/CpxP family protein refolding chaperone, which encodes MKSYLFLFLWVIGGSIQALAQSTNINPNPNSAKMKRIEQMRNKFIKERLNLTPEQEGKFWPIYNKYDAKKREIKQQKRKLRRRRALLTASDEQLVQKLKEFMALKQSEVDLEKAYLDKFLAVLNARQVTELYRAEDEFIRKLLRQLRRERRNKRRNGGGE
- a CDS encoding AlbA family DNA-binding domain-containing protein — encoded protein: MLYHDLKRLVRKGEGQTLEFKLKTTHPEKIVKEIVAFANSDGGILLVGIRDDLNIKGVKFPQEDEYVMKKAIEECCYPPINYQLEKIPIEGNREVLAYTIPASDKGPHRVIEGDKPNQGKVYVRVDHESIIAGKEMREILKGRRKKRDVRFQYGKKEEVLMKYLELNHHITVQQFAKAAEIPRKVASRTLILLVLAKVLQIYPQANKEDSFGRVEIET
- a CDS encoding RNA polymerase sigma factor — encoded protein: MKDQEIVEKFKQPESKNYAFNMLVRTYQERIYWHIRKMVIDHEDANDLTQEVFVKVWKNLHKFQGKSQLYTWIYKIATNECLNFLTKKRKKFFVPIVDVKSELLSKLESSEHVSGDEIQLKLQKALLTLPDKQRLVFNMKYFDEMKYDDISEVVGTSVGALKASYHLAVKKIEKFLKED